The stretch of DNA CAAAATCCTGGAATTCTGATTTTCCAAGGCCTATGAAATAAGTAACGGTTTCTTCATCAGTATTGATGAAGACCTCGTATTTCTTACCGCTGAAAAAAGTAGAAATATTTTTATTGAAATTATTATTTGTTTTTGCCCATTCTTCTTCTGTAAATAACTGAAAGATCTGGGTATATGCTTTATTTTTTTTATTGATTAGTTTCATAAATTTTTATTGTTTAATGCTTTTTTGTTGTGGAGTAACTTCTACCGGATTTTCTGTATTGTCATAGAAGAGCCATTCAATAGCTCTTGGAAATTCCTGAGACCAATAAAATTCACTGTGGGTACCTTCAGGATTGATATTGGTTTTAAATTCGAAATCAAATAGATTTTTTTTCTCCCATTTTTTTAAATATTCTTCAAAGACACGAATTCTTTTGACCATTTTAGAACCTTCCTGACCTCCGCCATACAAATATATTTTTGTTTTGAAAGGAACCCTAAAGTTCATCATTGGAAAATTATTGTTTGGCTCTACCCAGAGAGAAGGAGAGAATATCAGAAGTTTAGAATATACTTCAGGGTAAAGAAAGCCACTGTAAATACTTATTAAAGCACCCAGAGAGCTACCTCCGATTCCAGTGTTGTCCCTGTCTTTTTTAGTCCTGTAATTTTCATCGACAAAGGGTTTTAAGGTATCTGCAATGAAACGGATATACTTTTTGCCTTCAGAACCATTGGCAATATTATCATTATCGAATATGTATTCTTTGATTCTTTCAGCACTTCCATGTTCTATAGCAATGATGATAATATCGCCACGACCATATTCTGCAAGGATGGAAAGCTTTTTGTCAATCTCCCAGTTTCCGTATTGGCTTCCTTCATTGAATAAGTTTTGAGCATCCTGAAGATACAATACAGGATAACTTTTATTGGAAATGTAATAATCATAGGGAAGTAGCGCCCATACCTTACGGTATCTGTCCAATTGTGGAATGTAAAATTCTTCAGAGATCATTTCGACAATGGGAAAGAATTCGTCTTTAAAGGGCCCCCAGTTCAATCTCCATTGTTCTACAACATTATCCGTTGAACCTAATGATTTTTTTACTTTCCGGTTTGGGGTTATACTGCCGTATGGATCAAGTTCAACATTTTCCCAACCTCCTTTTGTAAACTTATATTCGATATCTTCAGGGAGTACATCGTCACTAATTTCGATAAAATAATTGCCTGGATCTGTTTGTTTAAGCTGATAGTTGCCGTCTTTGGGATTCCAGTTATTAAAATTTCCTGTTATGTATACAGTTCTATCGTCACTAATTGCAGTGTAAAGCTTAAACTTCATTATGTGTTTTTAAATTCTGATAAATTTATAAAAAAACTTTAGATATGGTTCATCCCAAATTTTATATATTTGATAGGAAGGTGGATGAAAGAACATATATAACAATTATTTGAATTTTAATTCATTGTTTCTAACAGTATTTTTCGTAGTTTCAAGGAATATAAAAATTAAATGTGCCTGATGAATTCGGTTAAAACATACACGCTTTTTACGGATCATGATGTTTATCTTTTTAAAGAGGGTAGGCATTATAAGCTCTACGATAAGTTCGGAGCACATTCCGTGATTAAAGATGGAATTCAGGGCGTTTATTTCTCTGTCTGGGCTCCCAATGCTAAAAAGGTTTCGGTGATCGGAAATTTTAACAGCTGGAATCACAAAGACCATATTCTGTATCCGCGCTGGGATGGTTCGGGAATCTGGGAAGGATTTATTTCCGGATTGACATGGGGAACCCTCTACAAGTATGCTGTTGAAACGGTTCATGGAGATATTTTAGAGAAAAGCGATCCTTATGCACTAAGCTGGGAACAGAACTTACAGGCTGCATCACTGGTATCTACCACATGGTATGAATGGAGTGATCAGAGCTGGATAAAGACCCGATGGAAAAATAATAGTTTGAAAGCTCCGATTTCAGTATATGAAATTCATTTAGGATCTTGGATAAGGGATACAGAGCGACCGGACGAGTTTTTAAACTATAGAGACATAGCTAGGAAGCTTGTGCCTTATTTAAAAGAAATGGGATTTACCCATGTAGAGTTTATGCCGGTAATGGAGTACCCTTATGACCCAAGCTGGGGATATCAGATTACAGGTTTTTATGCTGCAACATCGCGTTTCGGTTCTCCTCAGGATCTGATGTA from Chryseobacterium piperi encodes:
- a CDS encoding alpha/beta hydrolase-fold protein yields the protein MKFKLYTAISDDRTVYITGNFNNWNPKDGNYQLKQTDPGNYFIEISDDVLPEDIEYKFTKGGWENVELDPYGSITPNRKVKKSLGSTDNVVEQWRLNWGPFKDEFFPIVEMISEEFYIPQLDRYRKVWALLPYDYYISNKSYPVLYLQDAQNLFNEGSQYGNWEIDKKLSILAEYGRGDIIIIAIEHGSAERIKEYIFDNDNIANGSEGKKYIRFIADTLKPFVDENYRTKKDRDNTGIGGSSLGALISIYSGFLYPEVYSKLLIFSPSLWVEPNNNFPMMNFRVPFKTKIYLYGGGQEGSKMVKRIRVFEEYLKKWEKKNLFDFEFKTNINPEGTHSEFYWSQEFPRAIEWLFYDNTENPVEVTPQQKSIKQ